In the Anastrepha obliqua isolate idAnaObli1 chromosome 1, idAnaObli1_1.0, whole genome shotgun sequence genome, one interval contains:
- the LOC129250425 gene encoding zinc finger protein 182-like, whose amino-acid sequence MAMDIEKICRTCLGLSGPLLSIYDGGGSGGGCIADMLRDFTKSKPRREDKLPEKVCLSCISEINRCYSFKLKCENSNRTLRQVVPDAPPEEITVSESKVKLVQIDKSVQTNPEAVKGFVTVYTQTKENVEVEKTHQHVQTTPMRDIMHEKSTSPILIEHNKTYRYDEGKFEKVFNAEIGGEIEIVENSNVQRKNNLRQFEKVFNAEIGGEIEIVENSNVQRKNNVRQALSLKRRRIENFEQTDIDGTEIIMEVHTEQPEENAEGVTLFSTLHEDPEEANENTTTYYQLCNSQSENENENVATNNGNNLEELNRAKNNDDELEEGVYAQFVLDDETEMYNAQTEDYNFMIYKNDSGDPEIIAKRQLMETRSVATRGGKQRTTKEEMKCAYCSMTFVSAKRLARHELKRHAEDTRKESEDVKLPIPTMIKENSKEKNSEKGNLKDDNSTNVVTAEPTATTITSSITPQPIVQKTEPSKLTYFCDTCGAGFALRRSLIHHRKQNFCNKVTYNCDICDRVFISVETLKEHKATHLQDHECTECDNFFATNDELSEHMVVVHKRNLRNQCPLCKKVFTILSALKDHLRVHSGEKPFVCDICSKGFSQKANLKQHIMRHSKEKKFKCDECSMSFVTKGELSSHKRTHTGEHPYRCDECQATFTISSSLVKHKRIHTGERPYACELCPKRFTSSFALKNHRRMHTGEKPYKCRWCNKTFTQKQDCVIHHRTHTGERNHACFCGEKFTHLGTLRTHMKTHDANDAEKGKGLSVQTRNCRAKRSRGSVDTPAYNITILDVDEDDDDADANDEKATVVTVAREDMERLLANDKLRNSEEVDTVTVSEEKLMQMTIEVV is encoded by the exons ATGGCAATGGACATTGAGAAGATTTGCCGCACTTGCCTGGGTCTTAGTGGTCCATTACTCTCTATATATGATGGTGGTGGTAGTGGAGGAGGATGTATTGCAGATATGCTACGCGACTTCACAAAATCCAAG CCAAGACGAGAAGATAAACTCCCGGAAAAGGTTTGCTTGTCCTGCATAAGCGAAATTAATCGTTGCTACTCATTTAAACTGAAATGCGAGAACTCGAACCGAACACTACGTCAGGTGGTGCCTGATGCTCCTCCTGAAGAAATAACTGTGTCGGAATCAAAAGTAAAATTGGTTCAGATTGATAAAAGTGTGCAAACCAATCCGGAAGCCGTGAAGGGTTTTGTCACGGTGTATACTCAAACGAAAGAAAACGTTGAGGTGGAAAAAACTCACCAACATGTGCAAACAACGCCAATGCGTGACATAATGCACGAAAAGTCAACATCGCCAATATTGATAGAACACAATAAAACGTACAGATATGATGAAGGCAAATTCGAAAAAGTTTTCAACGCAGAAATAGGAGGGGAAattgaaattgttgaaaacagCAACGTTCAGCGTAAAAATAATCTGCGAcagtttgaaaaagtttttaacgCAGAAATAGGTGGGGAAATTGAAATTGTAGAAAACAGCAACGTTCAGCGTAAAAATAATGTGCGACAGGCATTATCTCTAAAACGAAGACGAatagaaaattttgaacaaaccgACATAGATGGAACCGAAATCATTATGGAAGTGCACACAGAACAACCAGAAGAAAATGCTGAAGGAGTGACTTTGTTTTCAACTTTACATGAAGATCCAGAAGAAGCAAACGAAAACACTACTACCTACTATCAGCTTTGCAATTCTCAAtcagaaaatgaaaatgaaaacgttGCCACAAATAATGGCAACAATTTGGAGGAATTAAATCGAGCAAAGAATAACGACGATGAATTAGAAGAAGGAGTTTATGCTCAATTTGTATTGGACGATGAAACCGAGATGTACAATGCACAAACAGAAGATTACAATTTCATGATTTACAAAAATGATAGCGGTGACCCAGAAATCATAGCTAAAAGACAACTAATGGAAACACGATCAGTAGCAACAAGAGGAGGAAAACAGCGTACGACGAAAGAAGAGATGAAATGTGCTTACTGTTCGATGACATTTGTAAGTGCGAAGCGTTTAGCTCGCCACGAGTTGAAGCGACATGCAGAAGACACTCGAAAAGAAAGTGAAGATGTCAAGCTACCGATACCAACTATGATAAAG GAAAACTCCAAGGAAAAGAACTCAGAAAAAGGTAATTTGAAAGACGACAACTCTACAAATGTGGTAACTGCCGAACCTACCGCAACCACTATCACTTCTTCCATCACACCTCAGCCAATTGTACAGAAAACAGAACCCTCAAAATTGACCTATTTTTGCGATACTTGTGGTGCAGGATTTGCTCTGCGAAGGTCTCTGATCCAtcatagaaaacaaaatttttgcaataaagTTACTTATAATTGTGATATATGCGATCGAGTCTTCATCTCTGTCGAAACTCTGAAAGAACACAAGGCTACGCATTTGCAAGATCACGAATGCACCGaatgtgacaatttttttgcaacgAATGACGAGCTTAGCGAGCATATGGTAGTTGTGCATAAGCGAAATTTACGCAACCAATGCCCTCTTTGTAAGAAAG TGTTCACCATACTGTCAGCGCTAAAAGACCATTTACGTGTTCACAGCGGTGAAAAGCCATTTGTGTGTGATATATGCAGCAAAGGTTTTAGTCAGAAGGCGAATTTAAAACAGCATATAATGCgtcattcaaaagaaaaaaaattcaaatgcgaTGAATGTTCAATGAGTTTTGTCACCAAAGGCGAACTTAGTTCTCATAAGCGCACACACACCGGTGAGCATCCATACCGCTGTGATGAATGTCAGGCAACATTTACAATATCAAGTTCCTTAGTAAAGCATAAACGTATACACACTGGCGAACGACCGTACGCGTGCGAACTTTGTCCAAAGCGTTTTACATCGTCCTTCGCGCTGAAAAATCATCGGCGCATGCATACTGGTGAAAAGCCATATAAATGCCGCTGGTGCAACAAAACGTTTACTCAAAAACAGGACTGTGTTATACATCATCGTACTCACACGGGTGAGCGAAATCATGCCTGCTTTTGCGGTGAAAAGTTCACGCATCTGGGTACATTACGAACACACATGAAAACACACGACGCGAACGATGCAGAGAAAGGTAAAGGGCTTTCCGTTCAAACGAGAAACTGTCGTGCTAAGCGTAGTAGGGGAAGTGTGGACACACCTGCATATAATATCACCATACTAGATGTGGACGAAGACGACGATGATGCCGACGCCAATGATGAAAAGGCCACTGTTGTTACTGTTGCACGTGAGGATATGGAGCGGCTACTGGCTAACGATAAGTTGCGTAACAGTGAAGAAGTTGACACAGTTACTGTCAGTGAGGAAAAGCTAATGCAGATGACGATTGAAGTAGTTTAA
- the LOC129249494 gene encoding TBC1 domain family member whacked — protein sequence MTTSPRSFDTISLCSTVSSCPDRNGFYGGFQRTEKPKEPLSKAQIIAREKKWLYMIDNWSLYMSKNYKKIRDRCRKGIPKSVRPRAWFYLSGAYLLKKKNPTVYKELLEQPGNPHVIEEIKKDKHRQFPFHEMFLDEDKVGQIELFNVLKAYSIYNPKVGFCQAQAPIAAFLLMHLPAEDAFWVFVSVCDVYLEDYFISGLEVLQNDAGILEGLLKKTCPPAYRHLQKHKVEPLLYMTDWFLCAMTRTLPWETLLRVWDCFLAEGIRVVFKVALVIIGASLNSHKVRKQCNGLCETLEVLRSPPEHVIEEEFIINNIQRLNLRVEDFQIEHTRQKARRAKQKAMQEAAAAGIATASTSHGSAVSSNSSNAANTLGDGGGSNGYRL from the exons ATGACCACATCACCCCGATCCTTCGACACGATATCACTTTGCTCCACCGTTTCCAGTTGCCCGGACCGCAATGGCTTTTACGGTGGATTTCAGCGCACAGAAAAACCCAAAGAACCGCTCTCTAAGGCGCAAATTATAGCGCGAGAGAAGAAATGGTTATACATGATCGATAATTGGTCGCTATATATGTccaaaaactacaaaaag ATTCGTGATCGATGTCGCAAAGGCATACCAAAATCGGTACGTCCGCGTGCATGGTTCTATCTATCTGGCGCTTATttgctaaaaaagaaaaatccaaCGGTCTACAAAGAATTACTCGAACAACCTGGCAATCCGCATGTaattgaagaaatcaaaaaggATAAGCATCGTCAATTTCCGTTTCATGAAATGTTTCTAGATGAGGATAAAGTAGGTCAAATCGAACTGTTTAATGTGCTAAAAGCGTATTCCATATATAATCCGAAAGTGGGGTTCTGTCAGGCGCAAGCGCCGATTGCTGCGTTTCTACTTATGCACTTACCAGCCGAAGAtgcgttttgggtgtttgttaGTGTTTGTGATGT CTACTTAGAGGATTATTTTATTAGTGGTCTTGAGGTGCTCCAAAATGATGCTGGCATACTGGAAGGGCTCCTCAAAAAAACCTGTCCGCCCGCATACCGTCACCTGCAAAAACATAAAGTCGAACCGTTACTCTATATGACCGACTGGTTTCTATGCGCTATGACACGAACATTACCATGGGAAACATTGTTACGGGTCTGGGATTGCTTTCTCGCCGAAGGTATACGTGTCGTCTTCAAAGTAGCGCTGGTAATAATTGGTGCTTCGCTGAATTCACATAAGGTTCGTAAACAATGTAATGGACTTTGTGAAACCTTAGAGGTGCTACGCTCACCACCCGAACATGTTATCGAAGAGGAGTTCATTATCAACAACATAcaaaggctaaatttacgtgtCGAAGACTTTCAAATCGAGCATACGCGACAAAAAGCGCGACGGGCCAAACAGAAAGCCATGCAAGAGGCAGCAGCAGCGGGGATAGCGACGGCATCAACATCACATGGCAGCGCCGTGAGCAGCAATAGCAGCAACGCTGCGAACACTTTAGGTGACGGAGGTGGTAGCAATGGCTATAGGCTGTAA
- the LOC129253468 gene encoding WD repeat-containing protein 55 homolog, with amino-acid sequence MKMREIFKTPGEVSESDELEELADAEEDEDVLVFVGLEEPFESEDSEVEYGVPYGSVRELQHESDGEDSDFDPDGDESEDSSDFQPDDSDDSMSDTNNKAVITKNGKAPNILKQDKFNVNTDANGDPGPSSSRGGKNSHEDYSNVLELNEDDEDDETVRAIIAAIKKPRTAPPEIKLDDFITDICFHPERDIIALATITGDVCLYEYANDGNTLLRNIEIHAKSCRDVEFTEDGRDLLTCSKDKSIMITDMETEKLKKFYESAHDEAINKLHVIDEHLFATGDDGGTVKLWDLRTKDSIFALKEVEDFISGMLTNESKKLLLTTSGDGYLTTINIAARKLYVQSEPYEEELHCMGTFRGNSKLVIGTSKGRLYTFNWGQFGYHCDMYPGIKTPISEMIPITDRICCVAGEEGIIRACHIAPYRNLGIVGQHNMPIENLDVSNSGELIASSSHNNDVRFWNVKYFEDFGDIKYNEKHNTFKDKRHNLPSSKFTNAGDFFADLAKSPSDNE; translated from the exons ATGAAGAT GcgggaaattttcaaaactccTGGGGAAGTATCTGAATCTGATGAGCTAGAAGAACTAGCTGATGCGGAGGAAGATGAAGATGTGCTGGTATTTGTAGGACTTGAGGAACCCTTTGAATCGGAAGATTCTGAAGTAGAATACGGTGTACCGTATGGAAGTGTCAGAGAACTCCAACATGAGTCTGATGGGGAAGACTCAGACTTTGATCCAGATGGGGATGAGAGCGAAGATAGTTCAGACTTCCAACCAGATGACTCAGACGATTCCATGTCTGACACGAATAATAAAGCAGTAATCACAAAAAATGGCAAAGCgccaaatatattaaaacaagatAAGTTTAACGTAAATACGGATGCAAACGGTGATCCAGGTCCAAGTTCAAGCCGTGGTGGAAAAAATAGTCACGAGGATTATAGTAATGTGTTAGAGCTTAATGAAGATGATGAGGATGATGAGACGGTGCGTGCTATTATTGCAGCAATTAAGAAACCACGCACCGCGCCACCAGAAATTAAATTGGACGATTTTATTACCGACATTTGTTTTCATCCCGAACGTGATATCATAGCACTGGCGACAATAACCGGAGATGTATGCCTTTATGAGTATGCAAATGACGGCAATACATTACTACGTAATATTGAAATACATGCTAAATCGTGTCGCGACGTTGAATTCACTGAAGATGGTCGTGATTTACTTACCTGTTCAAAAGACAAATCGATTATGATTACTGATATGGAAACCGAGAAACTAAAGAAATTTTACGAAAGCGCACACGATGAAGCCATAAATAAGTTGCACGTTATTGACGAACACCTCTTCGCCACTGGAGACGATGGAGGTACAGTCAAACTTTGGGATTTGCGTACCAAAGATTCTATATTTGCCCTAAAAGAAGTAGAAGACTTTATTTCGGGAATGCTAACAAACGaatctaaaaaattattgttgacTACTAGTGGTGATGGCTACCTGACAACGATAAACATAGCTGCGCGCAAACTTTACGTACAATCAGAACCGTATGAAGAGGAGCTGCATTGTATGGGTACATTTCGTGGTAATTCAAAACTAGTAATAGGCACGTCTAAAGGTCGCCTTTATACATTTAACTGGGGCCAATTTGGTTATCACTGTGACATGTATCCTGGTATTAAAACGCCTATCAGTGAAATGATACCCATCACGGATCGTATTTGCTGTGTGGCAGGCGAAGAGGGTATCATACGTGCATGCCATATTGCGCCGTACCGTAATTTGGGTATTGTAGGACAGCATAACATGCCAATTGAAAATCTGGATGTGAGTAATTCTGGTGAATTGATTGCTTCTTCTTCCCACAACAACGATGTACGCTTttggaatgtaaaatattttgaagactTCGGTGACATTAAGTACAATGAAAAACATAACACATTTAAAGACAAGCGCCACAATTTGCCGTCATCCAAATTCACAAATGCCGGAGACTTTTTTGCCGACCTGGCAAAATCACCCAGTGATAACGAATGA
- the LOC129250430 gene encoding MAU2 chromatid cohesion factor homolog — protein sequence MASTSTATAPSQDACYISLLGLAEYFRTSKPPNIKKCIQCLQALFTFQPPTKVEARTHLQMGQILMAYTLNTDLARNHLETAWKLSETLVHFDDVKFDTASLLAQLHVQLEQNSQAKAMLRRAVELSQHNVFWHCKLLLQLAQIHASDREYSLASELLAVGVESAEETGATYLKVLFLLSRAMILMIERKTNDVLALLNTAGAIIDNNITNCHQKEYLKVFFLVLQVCYYLALGQVKTVKPSLKQLQTSIQTIMAPNWPSDEAIFGQSALEMFVWLPKEQLYVLVYLVTVSHSMMAGYMDKAQKYTEKALTQIEKLKAQDDKPILSVFKVILLEHIVMCRMVMGNRILAITEIAAARDVCLATPNRGLLRRHSAQLHCLLGLYSMSTSFYEHAERQFIACVMETSERDLKLFANLNLAIIFLRTKREQDLKQILDTVSTENTHTHSSQALMGGFYYVQGLHAFHKSSFHEAKRFLRETLKMANAEDLNRLTSCSLVLLSHVFLSIGNSKESMNMVTPAMQLASKIPDIHVQLWGSAILKDLHRMSKDVLHEKEAFANHVKYSENLIADQRKCVQSVHHSLINWFSSEPPTTSATSSDDAGGGGQMPLMRHIT from the exons ATGGCATCAACTAGCACTGCAACAGCGCCGTCCCAGGATGCGTGCTATATTTCCTTGCTTGGCTTGGCCGAGTACTTCCGCACATCCAAGCCGCCGAACATTAAGAAATGTATACAGTGCTTACAAGCGTTGTTCACTTTTCAGCCACCAACCAAGGTGGAGGCACGCACACATCTACAAATGGGCCAAATATTGATGGCATATACATTAAACACCGACTTGGCTCGCAATCATTTAGAAACTGCTTGGAAACTTTCCGAAACATTGGTACATTTTGATGATGTGAAGTTTGACACCGCCTCGTTGTTGGCGCAGCTACACGTGCAGTTGGAACAAAATTCACAGGCAAAGGCAATGCTGCGTCGCGCAGTCGAATTATCGCAACACAATGTGTTTTGGCATTGCAAACTACTGTTACAACTTGCGCAAATACATGCTTCGGATCGGGAGTATTCgttggcctcagaattgctagCCGTGGGTGTTGAGTCTGCAGAGGAGACGGGAGCTACTTATCTCaaagtgttgtttttgttgtcacGCGCAATGATCCTAATGATTGAACGCAAAACAAACGATGTGTTAGCATTGTTAAACACGGCAGGAGCCATCATAGACAACAACATAACTAATTGCCATCAAAAGGAATACCTCAAAGTTTTTTTCCTTGTACTTCAGGTATGCTATTACCTTGCCCTGGGTCAAGTGAAGACCGTAAAACCGAGTTTAAAACAGCTACAAACTTCCATACAAACCATAATGGCGCCCAACTGGCCGTCGGATGAAG CGATATTTGGACAAAGCGCATTGGAAATGTTTGTGTGGTTACCTAAAGAACAGCTTTATGTTTTGGTATATCTAGTGACCGTATCACACTCAATGATGGCCGGATATATGGACAAAGCACAAAAGTACACCGAAAAAGCGCTCacacaaattgaaaaattaaaagcgcAAGACGACAAACCTATATTGTCGGTTTTTAAAGTGATATTATTAGAGCACATCGTCATGTGCCGTATGGTGATGGGGAATCGTATACTGGCTATCACCGAAATCGCTGCTGCACGGGATGTTTGCCTCGCAACGCCCAATCGTGGTCTGCTCCGGCGACATTCTGCACAATTACATTGCTTGCTTGGCTTGTACTCAATGTCAACTAGTTTTTATGAGCACGCAGAACGGCAATTCATTGCCTGTGTCATGGAAACATCGGAACGCGACTTGAAATTGTTTGCCAATTTAAATTTGGCAATTATATTTCTACGCACAAAGCGGGAACAGGATCTAAAACAAATATTGGACACCGTGTCGACGGaaaatacgcacacacatagcAGTCAAGCGCTAATGGGAGGTTTCTATTACGTGCAGGGACTTCATGCGTTCCATAAAAGCAGCTTTCACGAAGCCAA ACGATTTCTGCGCGAAACATTAAAAATGGCAAATGCTGAGGATCTAAATCGTCTAACctcttgctcattagtgttactgTCACATGTCTTCCTTAGCATTGGTAATTCAAAGGAGAGCATGAATATGGTAACACCGGCCATGCAGTTGGCTTCCAAAATACCCGATATTCATGTACAATTGTGGGGTTCGGCTATACTCAAAGATCTTCATCGCATGTCTAAGGATGTGCTGCACGAAAAGGAGGCCTTTGCCAATCATGTGAAATACTCTGAAAACTTGATAGCCGATCAGCGAAAATGCGTCCAGAGTGTGCACCATTCGTTAATAAATTGGTTCAGCTCTGAGCCACCCACAACCAGTGCGACCAGCTCCGACGATGCTGGCGGTGGTGGACAAATGCCGCTAATGAGACATATTACGTAA